CTAAGCTCAACGATGATTCGATAGGAATAAACAAAAGCACGAAATCAGGAGATTGAATACCATAAAGAGAATGGTAATCCTTGGCTGAAAGTTCGCGGACATGACTCTCAATAGATTGTACATGCTGTTTAATAAATAGCAACCTATCCTCATCTGTGTCTGCATTGACTGCTCTTTCATAAGCGACTAAGGATAGCTTGGCATCAACAATAAGGTGCTTTTCATCTGGAAGATAGATTACCGCATCCGGTTGAAACCGCCTCCCATCCGCTTCCATCACCGATGCCTGTAATTTATATTCCTGGTCTTTGATTAATCCTGAGCGCTCAAGAACTCGCTCTAAAATTACCTCACCCCAATTTCCTTGCTTTTTATTGTCTCCTTTTAGAGCTTTCGCGAGGTTATTCGCTTCGTCCTTAATCTGTATGCTCTGTTGCATCAGCTGTTCCACAACACCTTTCAGAACGTTGCGCTCCGCTGATTCCTGCTGATATGATTTCTCAACCTTCTCTTCAAAAACCTTGATCTTTTCCTTCAAAGGTTCCAATACTTGAGAAATATTCTGTTGGTTTAATTGAGTGAATTTTGTTGATTTCTCTTCTAAGATTTTATTGGCCAAGACTTGAAATTCATTGTTGAACCGGACTCTCATATTCTGCAATTCAGTCTTTTGCTCAGCAAACTTTTCCTGTTGAGCCTGCAGATAGGCGTTGGTACCTTCAAGGCTTCTCTCAACACTTTGCCTAGTCAGCACTTCTTCTTTAAGCTCTTTTATCAAGCGTTCACGGTCAGCCAACAACAACTTTTCCCGCTCCTGGACCTTGCCGTATTCTACCTGTAAATCCTTTAGCCGTCTTGTTGCCTATTGAATTCTTCACGTGAAACAGATCTTGCTGTCCGCCAAATCAATATGGCGCAAACAATAACCAATACTATTAAAGAAATCAAATAAACAACTTCCATATTCGCTCTACTATTTAAAACTTTTTATTGAAGTTTTTGGTGTGTTTTCCACCATAAATCTGGCATCTCGCCAGATACAGCCATTTGATAGTCTTCATAACGGCATGGAACTAAATAAAAGCGCTCATTTACTGACTTAGAGCCAAAATATGGAACTTGCATCCACCAACGATCAGATTTCTTACTCTTCACAAATACCAATTCATAATCTTCTGCTTCCAAGGTGGTTCTATAGATGATATAATTGGACTTAGGATACATAGGCGCATCTTTCTTCCGGCTATAATATCCATCGATGAAACACCAAATCATTTGAGCAATCAACATACCTGTTTGTCCCATAGGATCAAACGTAGGGTTATATTCATAAATCCCAAATGAACTACATTTATCAGACATACCCGCATAACGTGCTAACTGACACGCTTCATCTCCATAAAGACCATTAGGGCCTGCATTGGCGTTCCCTCCTGCTTCTGAAGCACGTATCGCACCAATATCAAAGCTAACCATATCCGCAGCACGAATGATAGGTTCTGCCTGATCTAATTTACCTGAAAAACTCCCCAAACGCATCGCATTAAAGAAAAGCTTATCATACATATTGATGGATTCTTTACTAACCAAATAGGTCTGAAATCCAATATTGCTTAAATTGAACAAATAATCTGGCTGATGAAGGATAAGGTGATTTAGATAGGTTTGAGAATTCAAAGGCATGTCCTCAGCATTCTCTTGATCCAAATCAAATCTAGAATCAATAATCGCAACATCAACACGCTGTTCTAATTTCTCATAAGCTGTGTATTGAGCATAAGTCAGATCCTGTCCACCACCGATTAAAATCGGAAGAATATCCTTTTTCATCAATTCCTCCATCACCAGCTTAACCGCAACATACGTATCTCGAACGGTCGCGCCAGCCTTAATATTCCCCAAATCAACGATCTTAACCTTATAATCACCTTGATATAAATCATAAAGGTGTTTCCGCACCATATCAGGACCTTTCTGTGTCCCATTGTTGTTGACAGCTGAACGACCCTCCTCGACTCCGAAAATGGCAATCTGCGGATAGTTACCATCTTCCTCCCAATTTCGGAAAGTTTCAGTGTACTTCTCAATTGATTTTCCGAACTGTGAGTTGTAATAGTCTTCTGAAAGACCTAATTCTTTTAGGGAGATGGGCGATAAAAAATCAGCTAATGTCATATTGATTGTCTAAATCCTCAATTTTTCTTGAGATAATCCTCTTGTATTTAGCAAATATGCATTTATTAACTTACTTTTGAAGTACATAATTTTTCAACAATAAGTTAGGAAGTGATATTAGTTACTGGCGGAACAGGTTTTTTAGGGTCTACGTTATTGCAATACCTCATTGATGATGGGCATAGTGTCATTGCCTTAAAAAGAACTTCGTCAATCATTCCTGACCATCTCAAATCTTCATCCCTCATCCAATGGGTAGACGCTGAAATCACCGATTATTTCGCCCTTGAAGATATCATCCCAAAAGTAGACCAAGTATATCACTGCGCAGCAAAAATCTCATACCAAAAGGAAGATGCCAAAGAGGTCGTCCAAACAAATGTAGAAGGAACTAAACATATCGTTAACCTGAGCCTTCAGTACAATAAAAGACTGCTTCATGTAAGTTCAATCGCTGCACTTGGATTTAGTAAAAAAGGACTACCGGTAACCGAAGAGGATAAATGGGAATTTAACCCAAAACTTTCAAAATATTCGCTTGCCAAATACGAAAGCGAAATGGAAGTATGGCGCGGAATCGCAGAAGGATTGGACGCGGTCATCGTAAACCCTTCTGTTATCATGGGAATAGGTTGGGGAGAAAAAGGATCAAGAGCAATATTTGACTTAGTAGAAAAAGGAAATAAAATATATCCGTTGGGATCTGTTGGAATCGTGGATGTCAGTGATGTTGCAAAAATTATGATTGAACTCATGAACAGTGATATTTCTGCAGAAAGGTTTATTCTTAATGCTGAAAATATCAGCAACCAAGATCTATTGACAAAAATCAGCGAGCTGATGAACAAGCCAGCTCCAAGCATAAAAGCCACACCTATGCTGTTGTCTGTTGCCTGGAGATTGTCAAAGGTAGCATCTGTATTCAATGGGAAAAAGCCCGCAATTACGGCGGAAACTGCAAGAGCTGCTAATAGCAAACTACAGTACGATAATTCCAAAATAAAGGAAAAACTAGGCTATACATTCAAACCTTTAGAACAAACTTTAAAGGATGTGTGCTATGCCTATTATGTGAAATAACAATCTAAACAACCATATAGTGAAAAATTATTACATCATAGACTTCGACAGCACTTTCACCCAAGTCGAAGCTCTTGACGAATTGGCAAGGATTTCTTTGGAAAATCATCCTGACCAGGAGAAAATATACCGAGAAATCGAACGTTATACTAACCTCGCAATGGAAGGAAAAATCTCTTTCCGCGAAAGTCTTGCTGGACGTGTTAATTTATTACAGGCAAACCGTACTCATTTGGATAAGTTAATCGCTCATCTAAAGAAAAAGGTATCCAAGTCTTTCAGTAGAAATAAGGAGTTTTTCAAAGAACACTCCGATACTGCATGGATTGTCTCTGGTGGGTTTAAAGAATTTATCACACCGGTAGTAAGTCCTTATCATATCAAAAAGGAAAACATCTATGCTAATACATTCAAATTTGACGCTGAAGGCAATATTATTGGCTATGATGAAGAAAACCCCCTATCGGATGAAGGCGGAAAGGTAAAGCTCCTAAAACAACTAAATATTGATGGCAGAATATTCGGAATCGGCGATGGATATTCAGACTTTCAACTTAAAGAATCAGGGTTGATAGAAAAATTCTATGCTTTCACAGAAAACATTTCACGCCAATCGGTCACGGACAAAGCTGATCATATAGCCCCTAGTTTCGATGAATTCCTTTATGTGAATGATCTTCCAAGAGCAATATCATACCCTAAGAATAGAATCTTATGTCTTATCGTAGGAGATGTGCCTGAAATCGCTGCCCATATCCTAAAAAGAGATGGTTTTTCAATCCGCGTAAAGGAGACGTTGGAAGAGAAATATGTGAAAGATGTAGGAATGTTATTGCTAGCCAATGGTGAATCAATCTCAGATGATGTATTATCACGCTCTGATAAATTAAAAACAATTGGTTACTTGGGAGATGTAAAAGGTCATTTATCCAAAGCTATTTGTAATGAAAAGGGAATTGTAGTTTTTGATGATAAAAAGAATAAAAAAAGAAATGCCGAATTTATTCCTCGCAGAATGGCAGGATTCATCAATAATGGCGATACAGATCAAAGCAGAAATTTCCCTAACCTGACATTGCCAAACCTGACTCGTGCACATAGATTATTGCATATCCATAATAACGTTCCAGGTGTCATGGCGCAGATAAACAATATTTACGCTGAAATAACATTAATATCTTTTCTCAATTTTTGATGACC
The Sphingobacterium daejeonense genome window above contains:
- a CDS encoding DNA recombination protein RmuC, with the protein product MADRERLIKELKEEVLTRQSVERSLEGTNAYLQAQQEKFAEQKTELQNMRVRFNNEFQVLANKILEEKSTKFTQLNQQNISQVLEPLKEKIKVFEEKVEKSYQQESAERNVLKGVVEQLMQQSIQIKDEANNLAKALKGDNKKQGNWGEVILERVLERSGLIKDQEYKLQASVMEADGRRFQPDAVIYLPDEKHLIVDAKLSLVAYERAVNADTDEDRLLFIKQHVQSIESHVRELSAKDYHSLYGIQSPDFVLLFIPIESSLSLAVNHKPELFSDAWDRRVVIVSPSTLLATLRTIASVWKQERQNRNVLEIAKEAGLLYDKFVGFLQDMDQLQAIIQKAGEKHEDAMKKLSSGSGNVIRKIEQLKTLGAKANKQIGDKYIED
- a CDS encoding formimidoylglutamase gives rise to the protein MTLADFLSPISLKELGLSEDYYNSQFGKSIEKYTETFRNWEEDGNYPQIAIFGVEEGRSAVNNNGTQKGPDMVRKHLYDLYQGDYKVKIVDLGNIKAGATVRDTYVAVKLVMEELMKKDILPILIGGGQDLTYAQYTAYEKLEQRVDVAIIDSRFDLDQENAEDMPLNSQTYLNHLILHQPDYLFNLSNIGFQTYLVSKESINMYDKLFFNAMRLGSFSGKLDQAEPIIRAADMVSFDIGAIRASEAGGNANAGPNGLYGDEACQLARYAGMSDKCSSFGIYEYNPTFDPMGQTGMLIAQMIWCFIDGYYSRKKDAPMYPKSNYIIYRTTLEAEDYELVFVKSKKSDRWWMQVPYFGSKSVNERFYLVPCRYEDYQMAVSGEMPDLWWKTHQKLQ
- a CDS encoding NAD-dependent epimerase/dehydratase family protein, encoding MILVTGGTGFLGSTLLQYLIDDGHSVIALKRTSSIIPDHLKSSSLIQWVDAEITDYFALEDIIPKVDQVYHCAAKISYQKEDAKEVVQTNVEGTKHIVNLSLQYNKRLLHVSSIAALGFSKKGLPVTEEDKWEFNPKLSKYSLAKYESEMEVWRGIAEGLDAVIVNPSVIMGIGWGEKGSRAIFDLVEKGNKIYPLGSVGIVDVSDVAKIMIELMNSDISAERFILNAENISNQDLLTKISELMNKPAPSIKATPMLLSVAWRLSKVASVFNGKKPAITAETARAANSKLQYDNSKIKEKLGYTFKPLEQTLKDVCYAYYVK